From the genome of Papaver somniferum cultivar HN1 unplaced genomic scaffold, ASM357369v1 unplaced-scaffold_10, whole genome shotgun sequence:
TTTATCTCAGCTTCACAGGAATTGGCAATCCAAATACAAACCAGATTGTTTGCACGAATCCAAGCTGGAAGTTTGTCATCAGAAGCTAACGGTTTGGCTATTGTACCATCAACAAAGCCGTATTTGTTCTTGGCTCTTAAAGCCCGAGCAATACCCCTTGACCATGTGGGATAATTATCACCTGTTAACACAGGGGAATAAAGCACAGTCGACGGATTGTCCGACGCTGGTACATCATAAGGGTCTAAGCTTGAGCTAGAGTCATCAAACTTAGGTCCACGTACAttagatggagatggtggtggtgatgcaaCCATAGTGAGAGGGAAAGAGAATCAAGAAGGaaggagaagagaaaaaaaaagaaaaaaacgtgtgaaaaaaattttgtttttgaagaaaCGTACCTGCTCAAGATACCATGTCAAATTTCATGAAAACAGATATATTTTCTCTTTCTCGTTATTGTGAGAAGAGCAAGAATCATCttatatttatagtgttttggttaCAATCTTTTACAAGGAATAAAAGCTAATTACAGAAACCATTCCAAATACAGAGACTATCCTAAACATAGAAGTTACTTGGTGTATACACCAAGTAATGATCATGCATGTGAACTTCATGGCttctaacactccccctcaagttggagccgtATGAGATATATCGTATACGCCCAACTTGCTGACAATGCGTTGATGATGTTCTCCTCCTAATGGCTTTGTGAAGATGTCTGCTAATTGATCTTTGGATTTGACATAGGTTGGTAATATTAATCCTGACACAATTCTTTCACGAACAAAGTGACAATCTATTTCAATGTGttttgttcgttcatgaaaaaTTGGATTATTTGCAATATGAATTGCAGCTTGGTTATCACAGTGTATTTTCACTGGTCTaggaattttaattttaaattctTGCATGAGATAAGTGAGCCATTGAAATTCACTTGCAAGATTAGCTAAAGCTCGATATTCAGCTTCTGCAGATGATCGAGCCACAGTAAGTTGTTTTTTACTTTTCCAAGATATAGGATTATTACCCATCATGGTAACATATCCTGTGGTAGATCGACGAGTTGTTggacatcctgcccaatctgaaTATGTATATCCTGATAAGATTAAATCACTATTTGATGACAAGAGAATTCCTTTACCAATGGAACCTTTTAAATATCGCAGTATACGATTGGCAGCATCCATGTGCGTATTTGTAGGCTTTTGCATAAATTGACTGAGATAATTTACTGCATATACTATGTCAGGCCTAGTGACTGTTAAATAAAGAAGTCGTCCAATCAAACGACGATAAGATGAAGGATCATCTAGGAGTTTTCCATCTGTAGGTGTTAGTTTGATATTTTGCTCCATAGGAAATGATGATGGGCGTGATCCTGTTAACCCTGCATCTTGGAGAATATCCAGAgtatattttctttgacataagAAAATGCCTTTCGGCGATCGAGAAACTTCAATTCCTAAGAAGTACTGTAACTTGCCTAAGTCTTTGATTGAGAATTTATTTTCAAGAACTTTTTTGAAGTGTTGAATCAGTATAGGATCATTTCCTGTTAtaataatatcatctacatatactaaAATATATATAGAGCTAGCATTTTTATgataataaaatagagaataatcTGCTACAGATTGTTTAAAACCTTCTGCAATGAGAGTGGTTGAAAATTTTGCAAACCACTGACGAGAAGCTTGTTTAAGGCCATAAATAGATTTTTTTAAACAACAAACTAGATTCTCCCCCTGTCGTTGAAAACCGGG
Proteins encoded in this window:
- the LOC113326384 gene encoding uncharacterized protein LOC113326384 — its product is MVASPPPSPSNVRGPKFDDSSSSLDPYDVPASDNPSTVLYSPVLTGDNYPTWSRGIARALRAKNKYGFVDGTIAKPLASDDKLPAWIRANNLVCIWIANSCEAEIKRSISWIENARDIWIDLEDRFSETNMPRIFDLKRHISTLKQEDSSISSYYTKLKSLWDEVGALTPVEPCTCGNGKQVLEQLNRDKAMEFLQGFLDRF